The segment atggtcaagcatatgatactcaccttcgcagaccattatggaagtcttatgcagaaagatatgctcaatcacataccaatgctaaggatcaaccaccaaagcaattggatattcaaaggcatgctcaaaatttgaacacaaggaaaccccgtgtcaaatttgggggtaacacattagaacacgACATGCCTgtggagtatggtatacatggacaaaatagatatggcgttcctcaacatgaatctataccaagtggtccatatatgcagcttcactatagacctcctccatatgaacatgtgtatgatcaatatcatccatatatgcaacatgctcctcctccaattggtgcctcaagcatagggtatggtccaagaagtcaatctccacctaagagcaatttggagcaacaaattagggacttacaaaagaaaatgaaggacataaatacaccgaagccaacatacacaatgagagacatatgtccttatccatttgacaaaagcattccaatgcctccatttcctacacactttgtgactcctaaatttgataagtatagaggaaaaggggatcctaaggcacacataaggcagtttttcacagcttgcattgaggtagcagtagaagagacatatttgatgagattattcccacaaagcttaggtgatcaagctatggaatggttctcccaactcccacctggtattaagtcatggggtgacttagtagaggcatttattcaacatttctcctacaatatagagacagacatatcagtcactactttgtgcaacaccaagcaaaaggatggagagtctttttcatcatttttacaaagatggagaaatctagccagcagatgctcttgtgaaattccacaaaaacaaatggtagaaatgttcacccagaatgttaacaaagacattggctatgatctaaggaaagcttgtttgtccaccttcaaggacgttattgaaaaaggcttagcgatagaaaaggtcctaattgagcaaggagtcattaagatattcaaggaaatcaaagatgactttaagggaaaagacaagtcgagattttggaacaaaaacaagaacatagtcaatgatggtgttgtggatgccaacacagtgcgacccaaattcattttttcgggatcaagttctacgagcaatcaagtgaatactcaaacaacttccagatcgcaaaggaagtacactccattgggagaaccacttgaatcagtgttcaaaaagctagtggcaaacaaggtaatcacagttctagatttttctccatatgaaccaaaggttaaaccaaattggtggaatgatgatgagtattgtgaaattcataagagcaagggtcataagataggaaattgtcatcgactaaagaacatcatacaatatctcattgatagaggtgacattgagattgaagggcactcatccaatcaagaacatgagatgtttaaggaaccattcccaaagcatgacaagggaaaagctaaagccacagatgaccaaaccaactataccagagcatcttagaactatgattcaaccattaatcacatctcgatggacaattatgtctctaccattatcatcaaggacaaaacccctgagaattctacccagagacccaagatcgttctgaaaggcgttggatcttcttccgaacctacctttgaatgtcacgttacaacccgtcgaggtaaatttactttgcaaggtgcttcagctaaaaacactgcttcctcatcaaccaaacctgagtatgaccttgtagaacagttagggaagacacccgcgctcatctccatccttgagctattacgcatatcccccgctcataaagccattcttgacaaaatcttgagagatactgtcattcttactgatctgaatgtggaccagtttcaagccatggtgggatacctttccattccacactcccttactttcacagaagccgatgacgcctccgtaagtcagccacataatgcactgctacacgttgaagccttcatacacaaacatcgaataaaacgagtcctgatagatggaggagctggtctaaacatttgtacattgagcacaattaaacaattgggatattctgataaagctgtgaattctacaaatcaaatcaccatNNNNNNNNNNNNNNNNNNNNNNNNNNNNNNNNNNNNNNNNNNNNNNNNNNNNNNNNNNNNNNNNNNNNNNNNNNNNNNNNNNNNNNNNNNNNNNNNNNNNNNNNNNNNNNNNNNNNNNNNNNNNNNNNNNNNNNNNNNNNNNNNNNNNNNNNNNNNNNNNNNNNNNNNNNNNNNNNNNNNNNNNNNNNNNNNNNNNNNNNNNNNNNNNNNNNNNNNNNNNNNNNNNNNNNNNNNNNNNNNNNNNNNNNNNNNNNNNNNNNNNNNNNNNNNNNNNNNNNNNNNNNNNNNNNNNNNNNNNNNNNNNNNNNNNNNNNNNNNNNNNNNNNNNNNNNNNNNNNNNNNNNNNNNNNNNNNNNNNNNNNNNNNNNNNNNNNNNNNNNNNNNNNNNNNNNNNNNNNNNNNNNNNNNNNNNNNNNNNNNNNNNNNNNNNNNNNNNNNNNNNNNNNNNNNNNNNNNNNNNNNNNNNNNNNNNNNNNNNNNNNNNNNNNNNNNNNNNNNNNcaaggacaaaacccctgagaattctactcagagacccaagattgtcctaaaagacgttggatcttcttccgaacctacctctgaatgtcatgttacaacccgtcaaggtaaaatcactttgcaaggtgctccagccaagaacaccacttcctcatcaaccaaacctgcatacgaccttgtagaacaattagggaagacacccgcgctcatctccattcttgagctcctgcGCATAtgccccgcacataaagccattcttgacaaaatcttgagagatactactgttcctattgatctgaacgtggaccagtttcaagccatggtgggatacctttccattccacactcccttacattcacagaagccgatgacgcatccgtaagtcagccacataatgcaccattacacattgaagccttcatacacaaacatcgaataaaaagagtcctgatagatggaggggcaggtctaaacatttgcacattaagcactattacacaattgggatattctgataaagctatgaattctacaaatcaaatcaccattaaggcttatgatgatgaagagcgttcatccaagggcacggtcaccttacctctcagagttgggccaattacaaaggatgtggtttgtcaagtcctggatttaaatctcacttataacatattgttaggacatccttggattcatgaaatgagggcagtcccatccacatatcaccaatgcattaagtttcctcataatggagtcaaagtaacagttaacggtgatcctaatccattcatatactgcaataacctgaaatcaaagacagagaccatcattcccagtaatcgtgaggccgttccttcatcgacatacattgatcttgagtcattaaaaccttcgacatcaaaacaaggtgagcttaaaggcaagtttcaggacaaaggcatgggggaatatactttcaatcagaccatgtacttacgacaagtcatgagttccccaaaggaatatggaagaccacatcctaacaagcaaatatccatcatgatgctcaaatgggaccctaccacctttcaaagatggggtgaactagaagaggaagatttatataaaatgcttttcagggacaatgaagaggaaacacaagatcatatcaacctaccttgtgagaaatatggcaaaggcttcaaaatgctacaaaaatttgggtatgatggaaaaatccctctgggGTTACGCaaggaaggcatcatagaacctttacaacctgaattgaccttcaaaaaggaacgctcgaaaggacttggtttcttaacttccaagatccacaccaaaaggacaaaagaagccttacaaatcaaagctgccaaaatgcaacaagaggatcgctactccacagattctaacgaatgggaatggggttcagacaagtcttccagtgactacgagctcaccaggatattcagagagccagatgaacccacagaggaagaggaattttataacaagttcagagttggtcaagacaCAACCCAGGAGgattctacacagtccttgtctcaaggttctagtttgaaatcacataggatgagaacacctgttctggaatgcgctactagtaacgacaatttggattcgctcgtgatcgagactgatgaggagagtgccatcgatgacctcgataattaccttgacatacctaaatataatcacatcttcactcttagctcccctaacttcgaagacattaacgaccttccccttgttcaccaccaactcattgactgggatcatgaaggacctgcacagttggatacatttcaaaacgatgaagcttttattgactatctaggcatacgagatgatcttccccctggagatcataaagcgagatacactatagaactcaatagcgtggcatattttggtgagggtgtcagaccttccagtcgcaaaaatgtgaaaataagaacaaatcaagggtcttatgacgaaaaccacactgtggcactatctgaccccaaaaaagtaaaaagaaaggacgtatctgagggcgaaaacctctctgaggcacccgaagatggaaggctcgacattctcccagcatcatatgaagaaaagtcatccatgttggtcgaggagactatcaaaacaaacattggtacagaagaggttccacacaacatattcctagctcaatcattgacagagtccgaaaggtcaaaattcataagtttcttcaaagaatgacaaattaattttgcctggtcatacgctgatatgcctggattggatccggatttggtaatgcatcatctggtagttaaaccgggggcaaaaccagtaaaacagaaattaagaaaaatgcatccacaagtggcactactagtcaaagcagaacttgagaaattactcgatgtcggattcatacacccaattgattatcctgaatggatctccaacttggtacctgtcagtaaaccagatcgcaacatcagaatttgcacagatttcagagacatcaacaaagcttgtccaaaggatgacttcccattaccaaacattgacttgattgttgatctcacagcaggtcatgaaatgctatcattgatggatggattctctggttataatcaaataaggatcgcgcccgaggatcaacacaaaacatcatttacttgtccgtggggaactttctgctggaatgtcatgccttttgggctaaagaatgcaggtgctacatatcaaagagccatgactactatctttcatgatctcatgcatgtaactgtggaagattatgttgacgaccttttgggcaaatcaatagacagaaatacacatttggacatactttcagtcgtctttgatcggttggaaaaatacaaagtaagattaaaccccaagaaatgtgtctttggagtaacctccgggaaactcctaggattcattgtatccaaaaggggaattgaagcggatccagcaaaagtcaaagctatcctggaaatgcaaccaccaagaaatatcagtcaatttcgatccttacaaggtagactccagtccatccgaagatttatagcacaactggcagataagtgtaatctttttcagcacctgctacataaaaacatcaaattcaaatgggatgacaactgtcaacaggctttctagacgctcaaagattatcttctaaatccgccagttctgatgccaccagttccagatcaaccactgttattatacatttcagctactccaacagcattgggggcactcttagcgcaacaaattgctgaaggcaaggaaaaagcagtatactatatcagtcgcacattggtgggatacgagctaaactacacaccaattgagtgcgcatgcctcgctgtggtctttgcttcacagaaattacgacattacatacttactcataagacaaagttagttgcaaggatagatccattgaaataccttctcaataaggcaacacttctgggcgactggccaaatgggtaatgataccgagtgaattcgacatcgagtatgtagacaggaaagcaataaaaggacaagccattgcagatcaattagcagatgctcccatgatagatgatgttcctctaagttcagaatttccagatgaatccattttgacaatgtcacatgcaaagccatggcaactatactttgacggctcatatacacagcatggggcaggagctggcatcctctttataactcctcaaggggattctataccaaaatcataccgcttatcatttccttgcactaacaatatagcggaatatgaggcattaacaacaggattacgaattgcagttcaatggaagatccaggagcttcgtgtttttggggactcccaactcgttatccgtcaagcaactcgtgattatcaaacaaaagatgaaaagttaatgccttacaaacaaatggtggatggtctgaaacaacatttcacagagatagactttgagcagataccaagagagcagaatcgcgccgcagatgccatggctacaattgcttcactgatcgatctccctccaaacgagacccgctatgagttattggtggataaccttttggtcccttcatatgaaatcatgcctactgagatgatatgcgttgtcggtcccgaatcccagttatatggttccattttcacatacctacgagacaatactttacctcctgatctatcaaataaccaacgtcgcactttcattcgccaatcctctcgatatgtcattttagctgatatcctataccgacgaggtctagatggcactctttttagatgtttagaaagcgacgaagctttgattgcgttacgggaagtgcatgaagggatatgtggtccacatgctagtggtcctaccttggccaagaaactcatcaggactggatattactggcccaatatggagaaagactcatatcagtttgtcaagaaatgtaagcaatgtcaaattcatggagatctcatacatgcgccagcacaagaacttcaaccacttgcgtctccttggcccttttgtcagtggggactcgatctcataggcaagattcaccctccatcttccaatggtcataaattcattatcactgccacagagtattttacaaaatggattgaagccgtgcctctcacacaagttactggaaaacaaattgctacattcatccttaactatatcatttgccgatatggtattcctgtttccattatcactgataacgggcgtcccttcaaaaatcaggatgtttgcgaactctgtgaccgcttccatagctcccatcgtttctccacaccatactaccctcaaggtaatggccaagctgaggcgtctaacaaaacaatccttaaaatcctaaagaagacagtcaacgatgctggttgtaattggcatattcaacttaatcctgcactttgggcctaccgcacaagtgtccgtacacctacaggagctacaccctattcactagtctatggttctggagccatcttgcctattgaggtcgagctaccctctttacggttctctttgcaaaacatcatcagtgatgaagactacaaggtctctcgcttacaagagctagaactattggatgaacaaagacaaacttcttttaatcatctcaaggcttaccaacaacgaatgagtcgtagctacaatcacaaggtcaagcctcgcacatttgaggtaggtgacttagttctcagagaaaatcctaaaaatcaacaagacagagagaagaagggcaagttcgaaccaaactagcttggtccttacattattacagcagcatatggatctggtgcatatcagctctcaactatagaaggtgaacctttggaggatcctatcaacagcatgcactttcgcaggttctacacatagctcttcagagtatcctaattcaaaaatacaaaaaaatttataaaacaaaaaaatcgttacttggtgaaaatctGTCAATcaggggaatggatgctctgcccaatatactatatactcagcatccatcccgacgtcctcgatctcaggccacatgtcccaaggtagaggtatcatctccaccagctgagtcactgccagatcatacgacagcaacggcccaaactgtgcctgatctctgactgtgcgggcatacatgcctgatccttggggcatcctctgaatccggccaaactgtcggccaatcctgtctaccagctgcctctctagcacatagggtgtccgcccaatcaggtacctgctccggaaggtgtacggtagctcgattgcgtcatcctcccactgcttgcagcccagatatggtctccatatgacctcatcaatgtcatcaatcactcgccgccagtactctagcctgccaatccgcggctgtgatgtgatcatgtcatacaaatgcacaaagctgcgtccatgacctctgcccctgaagtgtatcggtcaggtAACCAGCAGATGCTtgtaggcccatacctgcaacagtgtcactccacagcccaatcccactgatccatgataaacaaactgatgaagctcgtaatacaagtgtgccaacacacatggtccccaggcatatctggtgtgttgtgtcaccagtgtctccagtgctccccccagcccatagccaacccccgtgtcgccctatcgggacataggaacccactgatagctgctccgatcactgccggcaatgctaactcTGTgtctgtcatggtgtcccatgccacgtgtcccaccctcatctccagtcttggatcctggaacactcgtctaagggaatccctgtctccgtctcgattgtacggaatcagctccccatcaatcggtatccacataatcctgtatacatcctccagggtgactgtcatctcacccatcggcagatgaaacgtgcacgtctcagagtgccatctctcagccagcgtagtcagcaaacccatgtttgcctgaaacttaggcacatacaacacatgtctcaaacccatctcctcgatggcagctctgtcctcgagcgacaacttaggtcgcaacctctgcgtcgacgggaatctctcccgtgactctagcatcggcaaatactcctgcagtcaaacaactcaatcatgtcagttatagtggcattcactgcttatcacaaaatgctactcgctatctaaatgcatatggctatctaccctagtgacactcactgttcatcacaaagtgttgctatttatcctagtggtactccctgttcatcacaaagtactacgtgtgtgacacttcctgttcatcacaaagtgttactcacatttgcactccctgttcatcacaaagtgctgctcatattctagtactccctgttcatcacaaagtactctatcttggtactcactgttcatcacaaagtgccttgatctatcctagtcttcctagaggacctgcttgagtgtatcctctcagcagcttatccaatcgacagtatatgttcatcacagaactgccgatttgacctagaagatgcaaattcatacttttcaaacgcaaacgcgcttacatgacataaacgcgctcaaagactgcatagacgcgcctgaaaaataCAGACacgccttcttgacacagacgtgcctatgctctgcacagacgcacctggacgtttttttgacactttttggaccctagtctaagcgcatttattaccctattcgacatgcattaatgaaaaaattaaatgcgtcaaagtacgaggaggtttggtggtacttaccggctctcctgcctctgctggcctctgaaatcggcgaacgcggtcgaatctgtgagtgaaagccatcgctgctgactgctcctgctctatttttgctctgcaatatgctcttgtgaatgtgtggatgacaatgaggatgtattttcccccgtggtctatcttatagactacccctagcctttatttcccgagtcagtctccattatcccgtgactttgtcactttatccggtcaatccattctagcctttctttcttatcgagagattgtctgcaatcttttcagacattttcatccaatctctcgagggggcatatcattcccattctggggcaactctgtatcagttcatcttatcttctttgatacaacgcgacaagccgcattgtctcaaagaggggcaaaatgtagacacctaaaattgtcatgtctaattaaataaatattttatttatttaattatctaagcttaattcttctattaattaaataaatctttatttatttaattaattcatttatcctcttctagccttatttctcatttaaataaatacatttatttatttaaattatccttttcctaaattaaataaatatcttatttatttaattgatcccacttcttctattaattaaataaatctttatttatttaattaattcattagccttttctacctatgacacatgtcattcatctcttaattcatacactacctacccctctcattattttattatttcttttacctaccctctaatcatagccgacctccttttacacctctcaatcttatccctccatttcatatagtgtcttctatataaggagatgcttccttcattatcaaaccctaatgccttaatgaatcaatttatgcaattgactacactacgatcctacttgcaaccacattccgttctttgttgagctcttgtgcacataaaatctaagagcaaatatatcaagcaagatcaatggagataggaagaatggagatcaaaaccctattggacatgtgatggtataatctttgtgatttcatgtgatttacattgtcttaggtaatcttcatatgttatggtggatctttgttgattgttaggctagggttttgtggttgaattcatttagcctttcaatattgttattattgttatccattttcaccatatacacaaagCAATTGAAAGAAAAATGCAAACACAAACCTTCCCCAAAACCTCGACTAGACTACACATGCACCGACAAGTGCTCTCAGGGCACACCTAAGTGAGCACACACCCCAGTGGAGGAGTTGATAGCCACAAACAGGCACCAGGAATTGCCTAACGTAGAGGGGATGAATATAGATTTGAGACAATTTATCATTTTGTATCTTTCTTTTACTATCCTAGGGTTTGGACTCTTTACTCGGGTTTTTGTTTTACATCTTTTGGGTGTGCTAGgtttttgggtttttcttgtaaTGCACTTCGAGTAATTGCGAAGTGCTAGAGATTTGCGTTGGATTGACATCCTTGGTAAGGTGGAACATGGACACTAATTGTAAATAGGTTTTTGCCAGTGAATCAACATCATTATTTGTATATTATAGCTAACCTTCTCTTTTTTATGATATAtattgcattttgaattttgattATGTTTGTTTTGGTGATTGGTTTGAATTCCTGTTATTTTTAAAACCTGGATAGATTTTTGTCTACATAGCTGAAATAAGTCCCAAGAACTTTAGAGGAGCATTCACAAATGTATGACAGTCAAGTTGAAGCACACAAATAGTTCAAATGCAATAGTGAAAATTAGAATAATGACCGATTACATCCTATGGAAGCTTTGGAACAAGGCATATacatctatcaaagcataatgGTGGGGGTATTTTTGTCAAACATTATAGTTGGAAATgaggtagacatgtatgcaaaatgtgaatcATGTACAAAGTACCTGAACTGTTTGACTGTATGCATCAAAGatatgtcatctcatggaatgtaatgattggaggatatgcacaaaattgatTTTGCAACACTATTATCCAATCTATTCTATAGTCCATTCTGAAAATTTGATGACAGTTTTCTTAGACATTTATCATTTCCTTGCAAGCCCCTGCAAATGGCATTTTAATTGAAGGTTCTATCATTGCAGACTGCTTTCGACTATGCCTATGGACTTGGAGGTGTTGACTATAGAGAAGTTCTCAAGGGAGGTCAATGCCACGATCCAAACACAGTTGCGGCTCATGCTTCCTATGCTTTCAATAATTATTATCAAAAGAATAACATGGCACCCAAAACCTTTGAATTTGGGGGCAATGCAATCATCACTCAGACCAATCCCAGTAAGTAACAAGTCTTCTGTCTGATTTCATTTTCCACATGCGCTCCATCTATCTCTGTAGAAAGTAGAAATTATCAATATTCAGACCAATCCCAGTAAGTAACAAGTCTTCCGACTGCTTTCATTTTCCACATGCGCTCCATGTATCTCTGTAGAAAGTAGAAATTATCAGTATTCTTGTATGTAAATTTTTGTTGGGAGGCCAAACAAAGTATGGGCATTACAAAAAGGTATTAAAGTAGAGAGAATGGCCCTCCAGGGGACTAGAAAAGTATAAGTATGAATCAGGGTTGTATGTATGTAGCTCAATTCATATCTACAGTGGTTGTAACTGGCTAAATTTGACACATTTGTTATATTTTGCAATCAGTGTAAGGACAttgataaaaaacaaaaatatgtgTGTTGTATATGAGCCCAAGAAGGTCATAATCTTGCTGCTATCAAAGACAAACCCTAGGTGATTCAATACAACTTTCTTATTTGTAAATTGCGGAGCAATTCTCAGACAATTTCAAGCTCAAATATTATGATTGATTCTTATTGGTCTCATGTTTGATTTTGATGACATTTTTGTAAGAAATATAAATCTCGGAAGGAATACCATCCAAGTTTGGTTCAACTTTCTTGCCACTATGTTCCTGATTTTTTGTGGTAGTGAAACATGATTAAGGAAATGAGATTTCTGCATTCCTACAAATCGTTTTGAGTTGGAGGGTTTCTGAAGAAcgtatctcattttatttgttagttgggTAGATTTTTGTATGGGTTAACAAAAAATTGGGTGTTGTTTTAAAGTTTTGATAGTGCTGACACAATTTTTACAACTATAGAGTAAGTTTTCTGATATGAGCTATTGTCATTTTATCTGGGTTTGCATTTTGTCCTTTGCTTTAAAGGTCTAAGAATATGTCTAGAATTGTCAGCAGGTGTGAACTTCATTTTGAATATTTATTAGCTTATTTTCCATAtgcattttattatcatttatgttATTTCTTTGTTTATATGACGGGGAATGTGAGTTGGTGTAGAAAC is part of the Cryptomeria japonica chromosome 10, Sugi_1.0, whole genome shotgun sequence genome and harbors:
- the LOC131858842 gene encoding glucan endo-1,3-beta-glucosidase 3-like translates to MAKALVRGITEAKRLGNIDGIQITTGVEACTHQQFADDTLLLGEGTKKEAKEFKLVLKWYEKVSGQVTAFDYAYGLGGVDYREVLKGGQCHDPNTVAAHASYAFNNYYQKNNMAPKTFEFGGNAIITQTNPSK